The Paenibacillus amylolyticus genome contains the following window.
CTGTAAATGAAGCTCCCGCCGTCCGTTCCCCATAACGCGGGAAACTGCAGGATCATTAGCGTGAGCCATGCCGGCTTCACATTGGGCATCACGATGCTCCAGAAGATCCGGTATTCATTGGCTCCGTCGATTTTGGCTGCCTCCAGCAATGCATCGGGAATCTGCTCCATGAACTGTTTCATGAGGAAAAGTCCCAATGAGAATGCGAGTGATGGCACAATAATCGATGCGTGAGTATTAATCCATCCAAGCCAGGACATGACCATGTAGTTTGGAATTGCCGTAACATGCGGCGAGAACATGAGAGACAGAATGACAATGGTGAACAACACTTTGGAACCCGGAAAACGATATTTCGCCAGCGGATAAGCCGCCGCAGATGCAAGAAGGATATGTCCTGCTGTGCCAAGTATCGTTATGAGCAAAGTGTTGGCAATATAGCGGGATAACGGTACCCACGAATTGCCCATAAGATTAATCAGATCGGCAAAATTCTCCGTTGTCGGATTGTT
Protein-coding sequences here:
- a CDS encoding carbohydrate ABC transporter permease → MTSKVRAVFGMPKRLNRSFTVSLMLFALLAVFGSFMVLPLIYAVNNAFKPLDELFIFPPRFWVNNPTTENFADLINLMGNSWVPLSRYIANTLLITILGTAGHILLASAAAYPLAKYRFPGSKVLFTIVILSLMFSPHVTAIPNYMVMSWLGWINTHASIIVPSLAFSLGLFLMKQFMEQIPDALLEAAKIDGANEYRIFWSIVMPNVKPAWLTLMILQFPALWGTDGGSFIYSENLKTLHYALSQIVQGGIARAGVGAAVALLLMIVPITLFIISQSSVMQTMATSGMKE